CCAGTGAAACCAAGGCGCTCGGCACGATAACGCTTACGCAAAAAACTGATCGAATTCAAGGCACGGTTACAGATAGTTCAGGGAATGCGATTTCGGGCGCGAGCGTGAATGCCTGGAAAGACTCGGGCGCTGGCGGATCGTATGAATGGGCAAATGCGACCAGCGGGAGCGATGGTAGCTACTCACTCCTTGTGACGCCGGGGACATGGAAAGTGTCGTCATGGCCTTCTTGGAGTTCAGGTAGCACACAAGATTTAGTTACAGATGGTAAACCAGTCGTTGTTACAGTCACATCTGGCGTTGTGGCAACGCAGAACTTTACTTTTCAGCGCGCCACGAACACGGTTAGTGGGCGCATTCTAGATGCCGACGGCAATGTTGTCACCTCGCTTTCAGGTTGGGTAAATGCGAATGACGGCAGTCAAGAATATAGCGGCATTGGCGCCACAGTCTCAAGTGGCACATTTACTTTGAAATTACCAAGTGGCACGTGGGAAGTTTCCTTAAGCACTTGGGGGAGCGACTATAGCGCGGGAGATTCAAAACGGGTAACTTTTGCTGGCGACAACGAAACTCAATCACTCGATCTATCCTTGGTGCGAAACGATGTTACGCTCCAGGGCACGGTTTATGATGAAGATGGCGCCAAAGTCACCAATACCTGGATGAATATCTATGCCACCAAGGGCAACCACGGTTCTTGGCAGAATGCCAGTTTCGACACGAATGCTGGAACCTATTCAATTAAAGTTTCAGCGGGTACGTGGCGCTTGGGTTGGTGGGTCAATCAGTCACTGGGTTACTCGTCGGGAAGTGGCCAAGATGTTGAATTGACACTGACCGCTGGTGAAACCAAAACCTACGACATTACACTCAAAAAGGCCGATTCAACGATTCGCGGCCGAGCGACTAAAAGCAATGGCGACGCAATGGCTTGGGCCTGGATCGCGGCTGATACTCGTGATCCAAATGAAAAAACCAAAGCAGATTCCTATTATTATTCAAATGGAGCGAGCACAAATCAGAATGGCGACTACGAGATGAAGGTACCCGCTGGCACTTACTGGGTGGGTGGCTACATGTGGTCTGGTTCAGGTGTGATTAACCCGAAACGTGTCAAGGTCACCGTAGACGCTAGCACTCCGGCAACGGTTGATCTAACTTTCCGCGATGCCGACGCCTCCATCCAAGGTAATGTGCGACAAGGTGGCAGTGGCACCGATGCGTTTGTCACAGCTTGGGCGGAAGATGGCGGCTACTCCGAAGCCAACAGTTCACTTATCGGTATCTATGGCCTTTCGGTCTCAAGTGGAACCAAGTGGCATGTGAAAGCGATTAGAAAAGATGGCGCTGATATTTATAAATCGCCGGAAAAGGTTATTGATCTTTCAAGCACTAAACAAGGCAGTGTTGATTTGGATCTCGAAAAACAATCATTTACACTTCCTGATACTCAATCGATTACTTTCGATCCAACTAAGCAACAGGCAATCTCGCTTGATGACGGCACGGCGCTCACGATCCCAGCCAACACCATCGCTACTTCAGGAACGGTCACTTTGACGGCTGAACCGACGGTTGAGCTCGCCGAAGAGGCTGATGCCAAGCCAGTTTCTTATGGCTATGAATACAATGCCATAGATCAGAATGGCACCGAGATCACTAATTTTAGCGGTAACATTACACTGGAAACAAAATATGATGAAGATTGGCTTGAGGATGCCAATGTTCAGGATGAGGAAGAATTAATTGTAGGTTACTACGACACAACGGTCGGCACCTGGAAAGAGTTAAGTAACTGCACCGTGAATAAGGATCAAGATACTGTGTCTTGCCAAACTGATCACTTTACAGCTTTTGCACTCGTAACTGCTTCCGACACCACCCCACCTGCTCCACCGACTAATGTTTCGGCCGGCGATAAAGGCACTGACGGAGATATTCTCCTCTCCTGGACCAATCCAACCGATGCTGATTTTGCCTCAATTAACATCTATCGCTCAACAGCGAGTGGTCAAACCGGCACTTTGATCAAAAGTGGCGCGACAGGCACAAGTTATGAGGATAGCGGATTAACGAATGGCACAAAATACTACTACACTCTTTATGCCCTAGATGCTTCTGGGAACATCTCAAACCCATCAAGCTCAACTTCCAGTCAAGCAACTGGCACGACAACAAGCCAAGCCTCCGCAACGCCAACGGCGAGTGTCACCCTGCCAGCGACGGGCAACCCGCTCTAAGCCTTATATAGTTATTTCTGGTTCAAAATGAGATAAGCTATAAGAACAAGACCGATTTGAAACGCAAGTTTTATTAAAACAGGCGTTTTGCCGGAAATCGTTTTGGACCAGTCAACTGCTTTATCGCCGAACCAAGTTGGGATCGTGTGACAGTAGATGTGAAAACGCCAAAGTGGGCGGTAAAATTTATCCAAGAAGGGGTGGAGAATGTCGAGCCAAAGCCCGGCAAGAATTGCGCCAAAGATTAAGAATGGCGACAGGGTTGTAAAGATTCGTAAAAAATAATCAACAAGCCAGATACTTGTCAGAATATCGACTGAAGTAACGCCACCCATCTTCCACCATTCTTCTCGCTTAGGAAAGCTGTACCATTCGGCGTGCGGAATCATGTCAAGCAGAGGATGAATTAAGAGATTAGCGGCTATAATCGCACTTGGTTCAGGAACGAACGCAAGCGTGAGTCCGGTAACCGCAATGTGGCCAGAGATCGTCATAGTGATTATTATTTTAAGCCCTTTTGTGAGAGAAAGCTATTGAGGAACACATCTAATGAAATTAACCGTGCGGGTGAAGCCCGGGTCGCGGGCGAATAGTGTTGAAGAGTTGCCCGATGGTTCCTATCGTGTGGCTGTGACCGCGTTGCCAGAGAAAGGTCAGGCTAATAGAGCGCTAATCGAGCTATTAGCTCATCATTTTAAGGTGCCAAAATTTGCCGTCAGAATTTTGGCGGGACAGAGCGCGCGGACAAAAGTTGTCGAGATAGTGAATGTCGATAAGCATCCATTATCCAGCTGAAAAATCGAAAGGCAACCACAAAAAATACACTGAACTGGCGTGAGGGTGGACAAGAAGCGACTGTTCTGCTATAGTCATTGCTTCTACGATCGTGCGACCGTCGCACGCGATGAATGCCGAGCTAGATTATCTACTATCGTTGTTCATCCCTAGGTAGATGTGAAAGGTATTCATGAGATTTCGCGATCGATCGCGCGCGCGATCACGTTTTGGACGAAGTAATTCAACGCCCCGTGCCGCCGGCTCGTCTTTTCGAGGCGATCGGCCTCGTTTGGGCAACCGTCGGAAGTTTACCGGTCAATTTATTCACCCGAGCAAGTTTGTCAACAAGGCCGTTGCGCCGATGCAGGCAGCGGTATTTACGCCCACGCATCGGTTTGTCGATTTTAAGCTTCATCCGATCTTGGCTCGCAACTTGGCCGGCCGCGGGTTTGATTGCCCGACGCCGATTCAAGATCAAGTGATTCCGTTGGCACTGGCCGGCCGCGACACAGTCGGGCTGGCTAACACCGGCACCGGCAAAACCGCCGCCTTTCTTTTGCCAATCCTGCAGCTTTTAACTGTCAAACCGTCAGCGGGCACCGTGCTGGTGTTGGCGCCCACCCGGGAATTGGCGATGCAGATTGACGATGAGTTTCGAGCGCTGGCCAAAGGCTTGCCGCTCTATTCGGCAGTCTGTGTGGGCGGCATGAGCCTCGGCCGGCAACGCGCCGCTCTGGTTCGCCGGCCGCAGTTAGTGATTGGCACGCCCGGCCGCTTAAAAGATTTTTTGGATCGCCGCCTACTCGATCTCCACAACGTTCGATTTTTGGTGCTTGATGAGGTTGATCGGATGCTCGATATGGGTTTCATCCGCGATATTCGCTACATTCTGGATCAGGTTCCGACGGAGCGCCAGACTTTTTGCATGAGCGCCACCATGACCGCGGCCGTTGGACAACTCTTGGGCGGATTGCTCACCAATCCGGCTCAAGTCTCGGTGAAAACCGGCGCCACTTGCCAGGCAGTTGAGCAAGATATTATCGAATATGCCCAAGAAGACGAGAAGTTGGGCCTACTCCAAACGCTTCTGGCGCAAGCCGAGGTGGAAAAGGCGCTGGTCTTCAGCCAAACCAAACGCAATGCCCAACGGTTGGCGCACGCGCTCGCCGCGGGTGGCGTGACGGCCGAGGCGATTCATGGCAACAAATCCCAAGCCCAGCGCACTCGCGCCCTTCAGGCTTTCAAGTCGGGCCGGGTAATGGCGTTGGTTGCCACCGATGTGGCCGCGCGCGGCCTCGACATTCCCAACGTCAGCCATGTTATTAACTATGATCAGCCGATGACCTACACTGACTATATCCACCGAATCGGTCGAACCGGCCGAGCCGGTCAGCGCGGCACCGCTCTCACTTTCGTGCCGGGCCGATCTGCCGGAAGCGCCCACCAACGCTAAACTTTTTTTCGGTCGAGCCGAGTGATCAGGCGATGGTCAGGATTACGCGACGTGGGTTGAAAGTGAATACGGTGTTGGTAGAGAAGCGATTTATAATCTCGCCAGCTATAAACTCGATGTTACAACCGCAAAGTCTGCCCTAGTTGAACAGCTCGGGAAAACTGTGGCTTAATATCAAAAAAAGGGGGAATTATCCCTTCAAGAGTTATTCTGTGAATTTACGACACGTCTGTAACTTAAGCCTCCTGTGGACGCACAATTCATCCCGCAAATGCATAATACTCTACTAGCCAGTCTCCTTTCTTACCAGCGTACACGACCGTCCACGACACACTTAATCCCCTAATTTTGCCAAGTGCCCCAAATCATTGTTTACACATTGGCGTTGGTTGTTTAGTTAATAACTTGTCGAACAAGAATACAAATGGCGAGAGGATAGGATCGCCACGACCAAAGCCTCGCGCTACCATTTAATAAAGACCTAGGCCGCGTCCGGAATAGTCCAGGGTTTCGAGCGTTGGGCATCATCCTTCGGTTGCGGTTTTAATTTAGGTTCTGGCCGTGGTTGGTTGCGAAGTTGGAGAGCAAAATCGCCTTTATGGAGCAATCTCTTTGCTTCGTCAAGCACAATCGTTGTGTGCATCTGACCTTCAATATTTTTGTTTACTTCCCGAAGAAGCGCTTCAGCAAGCTGACGTGTTAGTAATGGATAGCGATTAATAGCCGGCTCGGAATGCATGTATTCAGGTTGTTCTTGCTGGATTGATACCAACTCAAGTACGTCTTGGTAAACAGGCACCTCGTCGACACGCTGATCATTATTGGCCTCGAAAATTGCATCCTTGATCTCATCAAGCGAACCAAGCGGTGTATTGTTATTTTTGATTTCTTCAGGAACTTGTGTGCTTGGAACAGTCATTCTTCCTCCTTTTGCGCTATAATATAATAAATTCACAGAGGAGGGAATGTGCGTAAATTTTGGTTGGCAATGTGTGGAATACTTATTGTAAGCGCTGGCGGTTGGTCCATATTTAAAGTTCGATCACAACAAGCATCTCCCATAACCACAATTCCAACTCAAATTTCTACCCCCTCGCTGAATGCTCCCCAGCTTGAGGGCGTCGAGATACGCACAGTGGCGCTTACAGGAGCGTATCCAGCTGGTCTTGATCTCGATTCGAAAACTGGTTATTTCTACGTCAGTAATCATGACACCATGTTAAATGGTTGCGAAGGAGATGAGGCGCGTTATGGCAAGAATACTTTAAGCATCGTCGATCCAGTTCAGGGCAAAGAAGTCGCTAATACTAAAACAGAAGCTGGCGCTCTTGGCATTCAAGTTGATTCAGGACGCGATTCAGTCTATGTGGCTGGATCGCGCACGGGCAAGATCGCTTTTCACGCTCTGGATACCGGTGAAAAATCTAAAACAATTCCAGTCGGTGGTCAGCCCTTTGACTTGGCGCTCAATGCTGAAAAGGGCGTGTTACTTATTTCCAATACGAAAGATGACCACTCTAAAAATATGTCAGTAGTCGACGTGAATAAAAAAGCGTTGTTTGGAACGCATGAAACGCCCGATCAGCCACGGGGGATCGCCCTTGACCCTGATCGAGGCGTGGCTTACATGGTGAGCGCGAAGGATGGGACGATCGCAATCGTCGATACCGATACCGGCAATGTCTCGACTAGCTTTCGGCCGCTTGAGATTAAAGATAGTAGCGGCATCACATTCTCCAGCAAACTTCGTCGAATTTTCGTTGTCGATACGCAGGAGACAAGCGCGATCACGGCGATTGATGCTAACAGTGAAAGTTTAGCTGGCAAGATTCGTTTTACTGAAAACGCAGTGCCAGCAAGCGGAATGCAAGTTGATGATGAAGCTGGCTTACTCTATGCGACCCTGCCACGAAGCAATGCCATTGGGGTTGCTGAAGCTAAAACACTTAAATCACTGGGGATCATTTCGGTTGGCAAATGTCCGTCTGCAATCAAACTTGATCTTGAGCGAGGTCTCGGCGTGACTGCTAATCAAGGAGATGATACTGTAAGTGTATTCGATCTCGGTCAGGTTGAGATTGCTTTAAAGCAGAAAGGAGATGTATGATCTTGAAACTTAATCTTAAGGTTTTTATTCTCGCGCTTATACTCGTGATTGTCGGCATGTTGGCTGTTTGGCGGCCCTGGAAGGATGAGGCGGATACGCGCCAAATTACCACGAATGGTGAAGCCACGGTTTCGCGTGCCCCGGATGAGTTTGTTTTTTCACCTGTCTACGAAAAAGTCTCGGAAGATTCTAAAACGGCGGTCCGTGAGGTGACGGTAGTAGGGAATGAGATTTTGGCGAAACTCCGTGAACTTGGTGTCGTGGACGATCAGATGACGACCTCGGTAACAACAAACAACGATCGAGTCTATGCCTTCGAGCCTAATGCCGATGCGCCTAATGAATATCATGCGCTCTATAGCATCACTGCTACGCTTAACGATCTCACACTTGCTCAATCGGTACTCGACTATTTGGCCACGACTCCGGTTCTCTACGCAATTACTCCGCAGAGTACTTTTAGTACGAAAACGCGTAAGGCGCTCGAAGACGAGGCGCGTAAATTAGCGCTCGCCGATGCTCGAGAGCGAGCCGAGGACTCGGTAGCCGCGATTGGCGCAAGGCTCGGCAAGGTTATTACCATTTCCGAACCCTCATGGGGAGGTCCGGTGCCACTCATGGGTGCGCCCGAAGGCGTGGGAACAGCTAATCTTGACTCCAACGCTTCGGCGAGTCCGGAACTTTTAATCGGTGAACAGGATCTTACCTATACGATCAGCGTTACCTTTGCCTTAAAATAACTACTAAGGAGGGAATATGGCACAGAAACCGCGTTATTGGCTTGGAGTTGCAAGAATCTCTCTTGGTTTAATTTTCTTTTGGGCTTTTGTTGACAAACTTTTTGGCCTTGGCTTTAGCACTGAACCTGCCAAGGCGTGGATTATTGGCAACTCGCCAACTGAATCATTTCTCCTGTATGCCACAAAGGGGCCATTTGCGTTCATTTTCCAAATGTTAGCTGGTAACTCGTTTGTCGATTGGCTCTTTATGCTTGGTCTATTCGGAGTTGGTCTGGCTCTGATTTTTGGAATTGGTCTGCGCTTGGCTTGTTATAGTGGCGCACTGATGTTGGCGCTTATGTATATCGCCGGATTTATGCCACCAAAAAATCATCCTTTTCTCGATGATCACATCATTTACATTATTTTGCTTTGGGGTTTGGCCGTTGAGGATGCTGGACGTGTTCTCGGTTTTGGCGCTTTCTGGCAGAGAACAGAGTTAGTTCGCAAATTTCCGATTTTGGAGTGACAACTTATTTGCGACTTATGGCAATTGCCGCGAGGGCGGTTGTGATTGGCACAGCTAGGATAAGCGCACTACTGCCAATGAGCGTTCGCAGAATCTCTTCAAAGAGAAACTCACTATTTATCGCGACCCAAAGCGGGAGTGGTCGCTGAACTATCGCCATAAGAAACATCGGAAATGAGGCGCCCACATAGGCTAGGGCAAGGGTATTAACGAGCGATGCAACATGTTCGCGCCCAACACGCAAACCCCGCCGATAAAGTTCTTGTGGCGAAAGGTTGGTGTTCGCATTTTTGAGCTCAAAAACCAGTGCGGCTTGAGCCGTGGCAACGTCATCCAGCACCCCCAGTGTGCCGATTAAGATTCCACCAAGAAGCAGGCCGCGAAAATTCAAATCCGCAAAGGCGCCGATCTGAAGATAAAAAGACTCCTCGCTCCCCATGCCGGTAAGATGCGCGAGCGCGGCAAAAAGCATCGCCAGACTTGTTGCAACGCCGAGCGTTAAAATTGTGCCGACCACCGAAACAGTGGTCTGGAGGCGAAAGCCATGAGCAAGATAAAGTGTTAATAAGGCAATCAAAATACTGCCGATCAGAGAAACAAGAAGCGGGTTATAGCCCCGAATAATCGCTGGCAGAATTCCGAAGATAAGGATCAAAATACTAACCAAGAGACCGATAAGCGCCGTTCCGCCACGCCAGCCGCTTACTAAAAGGACAAGACCAAGGAACATCGCCGCGAGCCAGAAGAGACTGCCGAGGCGTAGTCGATCAGCGATGTAATAATAGGTTGAGCCATCGATCTTTGTGCTTTTTGCTAGAATAATTGAATCGTTTGCCTCGACCATCTGCGCAGGTTGAATTGTGTATTGGCCGCCATGATCGACTTCGACTTCTTTGCCTTGTTCTTCACCGGATAAAATCCGAACTTGAAGGCGCTGAAAGAGTTGAGAAAAATCACCCAGATCTTGCTCACCTTCTTCCAGCACCTCGAGCACTTGGGCGCGAGCATAGGTATCAGGCGGCAAGCCAGCTTCAAAGGCCGGATTTGGTTCAAGTATGGGTGCATCTTGAGCCTGGACAAATGAATTGCTTAGAGGAAAAAATATTAAAATAACTAAAAAAATTCCGCGCCACATATTGCTAACGTAGATGGTAATGCGGAATGCGTAAAGGGTGATAGACTACCGCTATGTGCGGCATTATTGGCGTGGTTGGCCGGAAGCAGAACGCGCCTCAACTGGTGATTGACGGTCTCAAACGGCTTGAGTATCGCGGCTATGATTCTTGGGGAGTCGCTTTTTCCAAGCGAACCGGTTTAACGCTCGAGCGGGAGATCGGCAAGTTGGAAGAGAGTGGCGCTCGGCTCAAGCAGTTAGCGGCTGAACGGGCCAAGCTGGCCCTCGGCCACACCCGCTGGGCGACTCACGGCGGCCGGACGGTCGCTAATGCTCATCCGCATCGCTCCTGTGACGGTCGGATCGTTTTGGTGCACAACGGCATTATCGAAAACTATCAAGAATTGCGCGACGAACTTAAAGCTGTTGGTCATCGCTTCCAATCGGAAACTGACACCGAAGTTTTAGCTCATCTGATTGAAGCCGCCCGGCCTGACACTAAAACCTTGGCCGAGGCGGTGCGGCTGGCGCTCGGTAAAATTCAGGGCAGCTTTGCAATCGCCGTTTTTGAGGTCGGCGGACGGGAGTTGGTCGGCGCGCGACGCGGCTCGCCGCTGGTGATTGGCTTGGGTTTAGATCAAGCCTACTTGGCCTCGGATGTGCCCGCCTTTTTGGCCGCCACTCGGTGGGTGATTTTTTTGGAAGAGAACGATCTGGTCGTCCTTAATGGGGGCCGGCCGGTGATTAGAAATCTGACCACCAACAAAATCGTCACTCGGTCGGAAGTACAAATTAGTTGGGACGCCGCTCAAGCTGAACGCGGCGAGCATCCGGACTTTATGCACAAGGAAATTTTTGAGCAACCGGCAACGCTCCGCCGAGCGCTCGGGCAACCGCGCCGCGAACTTGAGCGTTTTGCCAAATTGATCCATCAGGCTTATGGCGTTTTCTTGGTCGGTTGCGGTTCGGCCTATCATGCCGGTTTGACCGGGCTTTATCTTTTCTCTCATCTGGCTAAACGGCATGTCAATCTTGCCGTTGCCTCCGAATTTCCTTGTTATGAGGAGTTTTTAACGCCCAAAACGCTGTTGGTGCCGATTTCACAAAGCGGCGAGACGGCGGATACACTCGAAGCGGTCCGGGCGGCCAAACGGCGCGACGTCAAGGTGGCGGCGATCGTCAATGTGCAAGGTTCAACTTTGATGCGCGAAGCCGATCAAAGCCTCTTGACCTTGGCTGGCCCGGAACTGTGTGTTTTGGCCACCAAAAGTTTTACCAGCCAGGTCGCGCTTTTAACCTTGCTGGCCTATACTTTGGCCGATCAATACCGCGCCGGCCGGAACTTGCTTGAGCGCGCGGCCGACGAGCTCGACGCCCAGTTGGCTGAAGGAACGATGGCCAGCCAACTCCAAGCTCTGGCGCGCACCCTCAAGGCTCGAGAGCATCTTTACACGGTCGGCCGGTCGCTCAATTACCCAACCGCTCTGGAAGCGGCCCTAAAAATTAAAGAGGTCAGTTATCTGCATGCCGAGGGTTTTGCCGGCGGCGAGCTTAAACACGGCTCGATTGCCTTGATCGAAGCAGGCACGCCGGTGCTTGTTTTTGCGAGCCGCGATCATGCCGAGGCGGAGATTCTCGCCAACGCAATGGAACTAAAATCGCGCGGTGCCCAGATTATCGGGATTGCGCCTCGACCTAATGAAATTTTTAGCAATTGGTTGCCGGTTACCGATCTACCCGAAGCGATGCCGATTTTGGGCGCCATCCCGGCGCAACTCCTTGCCTACGAATTAGCCCTTGCTCGCGGCCTTGATCCGGATAAACCGCGCAACCTCGCCAAATCGGTGACGGTGAAATAACCCCCAAAGTTTTTTTCCATCAACTCTGTTATGCTGACAACATGAAGCTTTCGTTCTATGGAGCGGCGGGTGAGGTAACCGGCAGTAACTACTTGCTTGAAGCAAAAAACGCCTCTCTAATGGTGGATTGCGGCGCATTTCAGGGGGGCAAAGAGCAAGAGCTTAAAAATGCCGCGCCTTTTCTTTTTAATCCTAATATAGTTGATTCTTTTATTTTGACTCACGCTCATCTTGATCACGTTGGGCGGGTGGCGAAACTCGTCAAAGATGGCTACCGAGGTCATATTTGGTGCACGCCGGCCACCATGGAACTCGCCGAACTTATTATGCTCGACGCGGCTAAGATCATGAGTCACGAAGAGCTTAAGTTTGGCGATGAGCCGCTATATCATGAACAAGACGTCTATCGCGCGCTCCGCCAGTTCAAAACTCTTGACTATGAAACTAAAATCGAGATCGCGCCCGGGATCGAGGCGCGTTTAGTCGATGCGGGTCATATTCTTGGTTCAGCTTCGGTGGAAGTGTGGGCAGGAGGCAAGAAGTTGCTTTTTTCAGGCGATATTGGCAATAAAGGAGCGCCGATTATTAAAGACCCGAACCGAGTGGACGAGGCGGATTACGTGATTTGTGAGTCAACCTATGGCGGCCGCACGCATGAATCGATTGAAGATCGTCGGGTCATTTTAAAAACCGCAATTGATCACTCGATTGCCAAGGGTGGAGTGCTTTTGATCCCAGCTTTTGCGCTCGAACGAAGCCAAGAGTTGCTCTATGAACTTCACGATTTACTCACGAACCACAATATTAAAGCCCTGCCAATTTTTCTCGATTCCCCTCTAGCTATCAAAACGACTGAAGTTTTTGGTCATTTTCCCGAGTATTACGACAACGAAGCAAAGGAAATTATTCATACCGGCAAGGATTTTTTCGAATTGCCCGGCTTACAATTCACGGAGACGGTTGAACAGTCAAAGCGGATCAATAAGACTCCACCGCCCAAAATGATTATTGCCGGTTCGGGAATGATGACGGGTGGGCGGATTCGCTATCATCTAAAAGAGTATCTCGGCAGTCCGCAGACAACGATTTTAATTGCCGGCTATCAAGTTAAGGGCACGCTCGGGCGCCGAATTCTAGATGGCGTGAAGACCGTTG
The Candidatus Berkelbacteria bacterium DNA segment above includes these coding regions:
- a CDS encoding YibE/F family protein: MWRGIFLVILIFFPLSNSFVQAQDAPILEPNPAFEAGLPPDTYARAQVLEVLEEGEQDLGDFSQLFQRLQVRILSGEEQGKEVEVDHGGQYTIQPAQMVEANDSIILAKSTKIDGSTYYYIADRLRLGSLFWLAAMFLGLVLLVSGWRGGTALIGLLVSILILIFGILPAIIRGYNPLLVSLIGSILIALLTLYLAHGFRLQTTVSVVGTILTLGVATSLAMLFAALAHLTGMGSEESFYLQIGAFADLNFRGLLLGGILIGTLGVLDDVATAQAALVFELKNANTNLSPQELYRRGLRVGREHVASLVNTLALAYVGASFPMFLMAIVQRPLPLWVAINSEFLFEEILRTLIGSSALILAVPITTALAAIAISRK
- a CDS encoding DUF167 domain-containing protein, with protein sequence MKLTVRVKPGSRANSVEELPDGSYRVAVTALPEKGQANRALIELLAHHFKVPKFAVRILAGQSARTKVVEIVNVDKHPLSS
- a CDS encoding DEAD/DEAH box helicase encodes the protein MRFRDRSRARSRFGRSNSTPRAAGSSFRGDRPRLGNRRKFTGQFIHPSKFVNKAVAPMQAAVFTPTHRFVDFKLHPILARNLAGRGFDCPTPIQDQVIPLALAGRDTVGLANTGTGKTAAFLLPILQLLTVKPSAGTVLVLAPTRELAMQIDDEFRALAKGLPLYSAVCVGGMSLGRQRAALVRRPQLVIGTPGRLKDFLDRRLLDLHNVRFLVLDEVDRMLDMGFIRDIRYILDQVPTERQTFCMSATMTAAVGQLLGGLLTNPAQVSVKTGATCQAVEQDIIEYAQEDEKLGLLQTLLAQAEVEKALVFSQTKRNAQRLAHALAAGGVTAEAIHGNKSQAQRTRALQAFKSGRVMALVATDVAARGLDIPNVSHVINYDQPMTYTDYIHRIGRTGRAGQRGTALTFVPGRSAGSAHQR
- the glmS gene encoding glutamine--fructose-6-phosphate transaminase (isomerizing), with translation MCGIIGVVGRKQNAPQLVIDGLKRLEYRGYDSWGVAFSKRTGLTLEREIGKLEESGARLKQLAAERAKLALGHTRWATHGGRTVANAHPHRSCDGRIVLVHNGIIENYQELRDELKAVGHRFQSETDTEVLAHLIEAARPDTKTLAEAVRLALGKIQGSFAIAVFEVGGRELVGARRGSPLVIGLGLDQAYLASDVPAFLAATRWVIFLEENDLVVLNGGRPVIRNLTTNKIVTRSEVQISWDAAQAERGEHPDFMHKEIFEQPATLRRALGQPRRELERFAKLIHQAYGVFLVGCGSAYHAGLTGLYLFSHLAKRHVNLAVASEFPCYEEFLTPKTLLVPISQSGETADTLEAVRAAKRRDVKVAAIVNVQGSTLMREADQSLLTLAGPELCVLATKSFTSQVALLTLLAYTLADQYRAGRNLLERAADELDAQLAEGTMASQLQALARTLKAREHLYTVGRSLNYPTALEAALKIKEVSYLHAEGFAGGELKHGSIALIEAGTPVLVFASRDHAEAEILANAMELKSRGAQIIGIAPRPNEIFSNWLPVTDLPEAMPILGAIPAQLLAYELALARGLDPDKPRNLAKSVTVK
- a CDS encoding DoxX family membrane protein — translated: MAQKPRYWLGVARISLGLIFFWAFVDKLFGLGFSTEPAKAWIIGNSPTESFLLYATKGPFAFIFQMLAGNSFVDWLFMLGLFGVGLALIFGIGLRLACYSGALMLALMYIAGFMPPKNHPFLDDHIIYIILLWGLAVEDAGRVLGFGAFWQRTELVRKFPILE
- a CDS encoding carboxypeptidase regulatory-like domain-containing protein — its product is MKKRGILFGLTVFLSTLFVLGVGLNPQTAQGYGTISNIGVSVADTSVGATGNWTISFTVQNAIPASTNGGRFSVSIQGVENNQSTGASGSSGIFTNATVSSPSTISHYSQGWSSITLQSSEEIAAGSTVSVTLANVRNPQISGYYFAKIYTSQWWSEIDGDSDWGGDYNSAYFEIGNTTNLTGTVTNGSTGAGVAYAYYNLNNSNYSVYYNGYTDKDGKYGIGSVPAGTYTLRVSAPTIASGTSSSSTVYTSPTPATITIAASGVTTQNMSFASATKTISGRVVKSDGTGVNNANVWASSYGSSFGGGYGYASARTDSSGNFTFTVTGGTWQVGVSNNDSTADWTICGSNNYQTVSFATDTTTESKSITYTATTLSATITGTIVKPDGTAISQYGASMSLQNTDNCWFSPSIDANGSFSVLVVPGTYTVSGWVSDNTYSFPSVDKFSVGASETKALGTITLTQKTDRIQGTVTDSSGNAISGASVNAWKDSGAGGSYEWANATSGSDGSYSLLVTPGTWKVSSWPSWSSGSTQDLVTDGKPVVVTVTSGVVATQNFTFQRATNTVSGRILDADGNVVTSLSGWVNANDGSQEYSGIGATVSSGTFTLKLPSGTWEVSLSTWGSDYSAGDSKRVTFAGDNETQSLDLSLVRNDVTLQGTVYDEDGAKVTNTWMNIYATKGNHGSWQNASFDTNAGTYSIKVSAGTWRLGWWVNQSLGYSSGSGQDVELTLTAGETKTYDITLKKADSTIRGRATKSNGDAMAWAWIAADTRDPNEKTKADSYYYSNGASTNQNGDYEMKVPAGTYWVGGYMWSGSGVINPKRVKVTVDASTPATVDLTFRDADASIQGNVRQGGSGTDAFVTAWAEDGGYSEANSSLIGIYGLSVSSGTKWHVKAIRKDGADIYKSPEKVIDLSSTKQGSVDLDLEKQSFTLPDTQSITFDPTKQQAISLDDGTALTIPANTIATSGTVTLTAEPTVELAEEADAKPVSYGYEYNAIDQNGTEITNFSGNITLETKYDEDWLEDANVQDEEELIVGYYDTTVGTWKELSNCTVNKDQDTVSCQTDHFTAFALVTASDTTPPAPPTNVSAGDKGTDGDILLSWTNPTDADFASINIYRSTASGQTGTLIKSGATGTSYEDSGLTNGTKYYYTLYALDASGNISNPSSSTSSQATGTTTSQASATPTASVTLPATGNPL
- a CDS encoding SIMPL domain-containing protein (The SIMPL domain is named for its presence in mouse protein SIMPL (signalling molecule that associates with mouse pelle-like kinase). Bacterial member BP26, from Brucella, was shown to assemble into a channel-like structure, while YggE from E. coli has been associated with resistance to oxidative stress.), coding for MILKLNLKVFILALILVIVGMLAVWRPWKDEADTRQITTNGEATVSRAPDEFVFSPVYEKVSEDSKTAVREVTVVGNEILAKLRELGVVDDQMTTSVTTNNDRVYAFEPNADAPNEYHALYSITATLNDLTLAQSVLDYLATTPVLYAITPQSTFSTKTRKALEDEARKLALADARERAEDSVAAIGARLGKVITISEPSWGGPVPLMGAPEGVGTANLDSNASASPELLIGEQDLTYTISVTFALK